A stretch of Candidatus Vicinibacter affinis DNA encodes these proteins:
- the dnaE gene encoding DNA polymerase III subunit alpha: protein MPEFCHLHCHTQFSLLDGATDIKSMMAKAKADKMKAVALTDHGNMFGCYSFVKEARANGLKPILGCEFYMVEDRRKQSFLKSGGEKDERFHQLLLAKNEEGYKNLSKLCSLGYIEGLYGKFPRIDKELIQLHHKGLIATSCCIGAEIPQAIIKGKMEEAERLLQWWLNLLGEDFYIEIQRQHGNDDLDGIGISQEQVNQHLLALAKKYNVKVIATNDVHYLEEKDSIPHDILLCVNTNSFVDEESRFKFSSPEYFFKTHDQMSERFADVPFALDHTMEIADKCYTPNLERDILLPAFPIPAEFQDQAGYLRHLVYEGAKKRYGTITAQVKSRLDFELEVIEKMGFVGYFLIVQDFIQAARKLSVGVGPGRGSAAGSAVAYCLTITDIDPIKYNLLFERFLNPERISMPDIDIDFDDRGRDKVLNYVVEKYGRNQVAQIVTFGTMAAKSSIRDVARVKRLDLSSADRLAKLVPAKPGVYLKNLLDLEQQVSDDFTPDEKVKISELRKIFQSTGLEAEVLKTAKELEGSVKSVGVHASAVIIAPEDIMNFIPVSTAKDTDLWVTQVEGSVIESTGLIKMDFLGLATLSIIDDTLKIIKRRLGEGFELEIKEIPLDDPLTLELFQLGNTIGVFQFESEGMRGHLKNLKPGNIEDIIAMNALFRPGPMDYIDEFIARKSGRLQVVYPHEWMKDLLSPTYGIMVYQEQIMQAAQIMADYSLGEADILRRAMGKKKKEEMDKQKSIFVERTTAKGIEETKAVEIFDTMAKFASYGFNRSHAAAYSILAFQTAYLKAHYPAEYMAAVLTSKKNKMDDLGHYLHECNRMKIKVLGPDINESEIDFTVNARGEIRFGLSALKGVGEGPVEELIIEKEKNGPFKDFGDFIKRMGTRSANKKVIESCVYGGAFDSFEGVHRAQYFAPFEKYNTYVEYMIRWGQQYQNSQNNSQGSLFGAFDTQEVMPPSPPQAEPWNSIEKLEHEVEVAGIYLSAHPLDDFKHEVKYATSCTLDALPRYQKDETNGIKLRLAGVISNVQHKTNKAGEGYASFTLQDYHGNFAFNANKELYRNKRNLLEPGVSILVEGTYGKDTWRNSDEWFFKVENIMLLSSALEYTVQKLLMYINLRSVNKDMIKRLDQTLKKHKGHQIIRFNILDTEQELSLAFLGIKRKVTASGELFSELDELGVHYKINGKG from the coding sequence ATGCCTGAATTTTGTCATCTGCACTGCCATACCCAGTTTTCATTGCTTGACGGTGCTACGGACATCAAGTCCATGATGGCTAAGGCAAAAGCCGATAAAATGAAAGCCGTTGCCCTTACAGACCACGGCAATATGTTCGGATGTTACTCCTTCGTGAAGGAGGCTCGTGCAAATGGATTGAAACCCATACTGGGTTGCGAATTTTACATGGTCGAGGACAGGCGTAAACAATCTTTTCTAAAATCCGGAGGTGAGAAAGACGAACGATTCCACCAGCTCCTGCTGGCGAAAAATGAAGAAGGATATAAAAACCTTTCCAAACTTTGTTCGCTGGGTTACATCGAAGGGTTATACGGTAAATTTCCTAGGATAGACAAAGAGCTTATCCAACTTCACCATAAGGGACTCATCGCGACCAGTTGTTGCATCGGGGCTGAAATTCCGCAAGCCATTATCAAAGGAAAAATGGAGGAGGCTGAAAGGCTCTTGCAATGGTGGCTGAATCTTCTGGGGGAGGATTTTTATATAGAGATTCAGCGACAGCATGGCAATGATGACCTTGATGGAATTGGCATCAGCCAGGAACAGGTAAATCAGCATTTATTAGCACTGGCCAAAAAATACAATGTCAAAGTCATTGCGACCAACGATGTCCATTATCTGGAAGAGAAAGACTCCATACCACATGACATCCTCTTGTGTGTGAATACCAACTCGTTCGTTGATGAAGAATCGAGATTTAAATTTTCGAGTCCGGAGTATTTTTTCAAAACGCACGATCAAATGTCTGAACGGTTTGCCGATGTCCCTTTTGCGCTTGATCATACGATGGAGATCGCTGACAAATGCTATACGCCCAATCTGGAGCGGGACATTCTGCTACCCGCTTTTCCGATTCCCGCTGAGTTTCAGGATCAGGCCGGCTATCTGAGACACCTGGTATATGAAGGTGCGAAAAAGCGCTATGGCACGATCACTGCGCAGGTAAAATCCCGATTGGACTTTGAGCTTGAAGTCATTGAGAAAATGGGGTTTGTGGGCTACTTCCTGATTGTTCAGGATTTCATTCAGGCTGCACGTAAACTTTCAGTAGGCGTAGGCCCGGGAAGAGGATCAGCTGCAGGATCCGCCGTTGCCTATTGCCTGACCATCACCGACATTGATCCAATTAAATATAATTTACTCTTCGAGCGATTTCTGAATCCGGAGCGTATCAGCATGCCCGATATAGATATAGATTTTGACGACCGCGGCAGGGATAAAGTGCTGAACTATGTCGTAGAGAAATATGGAAGAAATCAGGTAGCCCAAATCGTCACCTTCGGAACCATGGCGGCCAAATCCTCCATCCGTGATGTAGCCAGAGTCAAAAGACTGGATCTGTCATCCGCAGACCGGCTTGCCAAACTCGTTCCCGCCAAACCCGGCGTTTACTTAAAAAACCTGCTGGATCTGGAACAACAGGTTTCGGATGATTTTACACCGGACGAAAAAGTTAAAATCTCCGAACTTAGAAAAATATTTCAGTCCACAGGACTGGAAGCTGAAGTATTGAAAACTGCGAAAGAGCTGGAAGGCTCTGTCAAGAGTGTAGGCGTACATGCCTCTGCAGTGATCATTGCCCCCGAAGACATCATGAATTTTATTCCGGTCTCCACTGCAAAAGATACCGACTTGTGGGTCACCCAGGTAGAAGGGAGTGTGATTGAGTCAACCGGATTGATTAAAATGGACTTTCTTGGTCTGGCTACGCTTTCCATCATCGACGATACCCTTAAAATCATTAAAAGAAGGCTTGGGGAGGGTTTTGAGCTGGAGATAAAGGAAATTCCGCTGGACGATCCGCTCACTCTGGAACTCTTCCAATTGGGAAATACGATCGGTGTGTTCCAGTTCGAATCCGAGGGAATGCGGGGACATCTCAAGAATCTGAAGCCGGGCAATATTGAGGACATCATTGCCATGAATGCACTTTTCAGGCCGGGACCGATGGATTACATTGATGAATTCATTGCGCGGAAGTCCGGCAGACTTCAAGTGGTGTACCCCCATGAATGGATGAAAGATTTGCTCAGTCCCACTTATGGAATCATGGTCTATCAGGAACAGATCATGCAGGCTGCGCAGATCATGGCAGATTACAGTCTGGGAGAAGCAGACATTCTCAGGAGGGCGATGGGAAAGAAGAAGAAGGAAGAGATGGACAAGCAAAAATCCATATTTGTAGAAAGGACGACTGCCAAAGGAATTGAAGAAACCAAGGCGGTGGAAATCTTCGACACGATGGCCAAATTTGCTTCTTACGGATTCAACCGTTCCCACGCGGCGGCCTACTCCATCCTGGCCTTCCAGACCGCCTACCTGAAAGCCCACTATCCTGCGGAATACATGGCGGCGGTGCTTACGTCCAAAAAAAATAAAATGGATGATCTAGGCCATTATCTGCACGAATGCAACCGGATGAAAATTAAAGTACTCGGTCCTGACATCAACGAGAGTGAAATAGATTTCACCGTAAATGCCAGAGGAGAAATACGGTTTGGATTGTCGGCTTTAAAAGGAGTCGGAGAAGGACCGGTAGAAGAGCTAATCATTGAAAAAGAAAAAAACGGCCCTTTCAAAGATTTTGGTGATTTCATCAAGCGCATGGGTACGCGGTCTGCCAACAAGAAAGTCATCGAAAGTTGTGTGTACGGAGGTGCATTTGACAGTTTTGAAGGCGTGCACCGTGCACAATACTTTGCCCCCTTCGAAAAGTACAATACCTATGTGGAGTATATGATTCGTTGGGGACAGCAATATCAGAATTCACAAAACAATTCACAAGGTTCCTTATTCGGGGCATTCGATACTCAGGAGGTAATGCCCCCTTCACCTCCACAGGCAGAACCCTGGAACAGCATAGAAAAACTGGAGCATGAAGTAGAAGTTGCGGGTATTTATCTAAGTGCTCATCCACTTGATGACTTCAAGCATGAGGTTAAATATGCCACCAGTTGCACACTGGATGCTTTGCCACGATATCAGAAAGACGAAACCAATGGCATCAAACTCCGTTTGGCGGGTGTGATCAGCAATGTACAGCACAAGACCAATAAAGCCGGCGAAGGATATGCGAGTTTTACTTTACAGGACTACCATGGAAATTTTGCGTTTAATGCGAATAAAGAACTCTACCGGAACAAAAGAAATTTGCTGGAACCGGGTGTTTCGATTTTGGTAGAGGGGACCTACGGTAAAGATACCTGGCGCAACAGCGATGAGTGGTTTTTTAAAGTGGAGAACATCATGCTGCTCAGTTCTGCATTGGAATATACTGTCCAAAAGTTGTTGATGTACATCAACCTTAGATCTGTCAACAAAGACATGATCAAGCGTCTGGACCAAACATTAAAAAAACACAAAGGACATCAAATCATCCGATTCAATATTCTGGATACCGAACAAGAGTTAAGCCTGGCATTTCTGGGTATAAAGAGAAAAGTAACTGCAAGCGGAGAATTGTTTTCTGAATTGGATGAATTGGGTGTTCACTACAAAATCAATGGCAAAGGATAA
- a CDS encoding IS110 family transposase, whose product MEATGIYWVSLFLVLEDAGFDVVLVTAKHVKNVRGKKTDVSDADWIRQLHSCGLLSASFQPDKFTRKLRAYMRHRKNLIEMSATHIRMMHKALEQMNIKIQHVIADITGKSGQEIIKSIIAGERNAEILASCCDSRIRAHKKEGIIKSLTGVWKEEHVFELEQSYSIYQFYHAKLKECDAKIEEHLREKSGVDTFVEPQKKEKSNKNNLNFNGKEMLYELTGTDLAEIFGITETNAIEIISEVGLDMSKWPTVKHFTSWLNLAPNNKISGGKVLSSRIPKRKTTQVKYLEWRRLPYSVAKIG is encoded by the coding sequence ATGGAGGCTACCGGTATTTACTGGGTAAGTTTATTTTTAGTATTAGAAGATGCGGGTTTTGATGTTGTATTAGTTACAGCTAAACATGTAAAAAATGTAAGAGGAAAGAAAACAGATGTTAGCGATGCTGATTGGATACGTCAATTACACAGTTGCGGATTATTATCTGCAAGTTTTCAACCCGATAAGTTTACTCGTAAATTAAGAGCATATATGCGTCATCGAAAAAATTTAATTGAAATGTCAGCTACACATATTCGCATGATGCATAAAGCTTTAGAACAAATGAATATTAAAATACAACATGTTATTGCGGATATTACAGGTAAATCTGGACAAGAGATCATAAAATCCATCATAGCTGGTGAACGAAACGCAGAGATATTAGCATCTTGTTGCGATAGTAGAATTAGAGCTCATAAAAAAGAGGGTATTATAAAATCCTTAACGGGGGTTTGGAAAGAAGAACACGTTTTTGAACTAGAGCAAAGTTATTCAATATATCAATTCTATCATGCTAAGCTAAAGGAATGCGATGCTAAAATAGAAGAGCATCTTCGTGAAAAATCCGGAGTAGATACATTTGTGGAGCCCCAAAAAAAAGAAAAGAGTAATAAAAATAATTTGAATTTTAACGGAAAGGAAATGTTGTACGAACTAACGGGGACGGATTTAGCAGAAATTTTTGGGATTACGGAAACAAATGCTATAGAAATTATAAGCGAAGTCGGATTAGATATGAGTAAATGGCCAACGGTAAAACACTTTACATCATGGTTAAACTTAGCCCCGAATAATAAAATATCAGGAGGGAAAGTATTAAGTAGCCGGATTCCAAAAAGAAAAACCACGCAGGTCAAATATTTAGAATGGCGGCGTTTGCCATACAGCGTAGCAAAAATTGGTTAG
- a CDS encoding T9SS type A sorting domain-containing protein → MKRYSFKYCIYICIIYGFCDTTNHALVAQNYYGAAWIVGYSNDSTFLPKYGKTELNFSKGKIDVEYKFGEKLPYLGFTNASIAYEDGKLRYFTDGFRIYNEKQKVIQNGDSINYGRIWRDYSPIYPTGFNHYFIPFPGKEKTQTALFNFTVNYYPDFINRYTFIPYFKYSQIKFDATVQNDVVSIKDSIISEGDFIETHMAVTKHANGRDWWIIMEDYLSNNHRVYLFDTSGIRLYSNQKIGVPADSFDWTGNSIFTSNGEMFIKYLRGYQIQIFDFDRCLGILSNPRIVINKSTLFKDACYLSVSPNNQFLYLNSDSIIWQYDLFAKDINSSETIIGEWDGYLFENKLTTSFFQSSLALDGKIYVSCRSSSIYLHVINNPNEKGLNCNFQLRQVELPAFMYGSLPKPPNYNLFAKKMSTCDTLLTSTSNNFNDEISIYPNPVYNYFKIGSDLPSYLYVRLLDLMGTIVKEYQKNYNNYYDVSDIPAGIYFIQVRLNNRDYLKKIIIN, encoded by the coding sequence ATGAAACGATACTCTTTTAAATATTGTATATATATATGTATCATTTATGGATTTTGTGATACTACTAATCATGCGTTAGTAGCACAAAATTATTATGGTGCAGCTTGGATTGTAGGTTATAGCAATGACAGTACATTTTTGCCTAAATACGGAAAAACAGAACTTAACTTTTCAAAAGGTAAAATTGATGTAGAATACAAGTTTGGTGAAAAGCTGCCGTATCTTGGATTCACAAATGCATCCATAGCATATGAAGATGGTAAATTAAGATATTTTACAGATGGGTTTAGAATTTATAATGAAAAACAGAAAGTAATTCAAAATGGAGACAGTATAAATTATGGGCGTATTTGGAGAGACTATAGTCCTATATACCCTACTGGATTTAATCATTATTTTATTCCATTTCCAGGAAAGGAGAAGACTCAAACTGCATTATTTAATTTTACTGTTAATTATTATCCTGATTTTATAAATAGGTATACTTTTATTCCATATTTTAAATATTCACAAATAAAATTCGATGCAACAGTGCAGAATGATGTAGTATCAATAAAGGATAGTATAATATCAGAAGGAGATTTTATTGAAACTCATATGGCTGTAACAAAACATGCAAACGGAAGAGATTGGTGGATTATTATGGAAGATTATCTGAGCAACAACCATAGAGTTTATTTGTTTGATACATCCGGAATAAGGCTCTATTCTAATCAAAAAATTGGCGTTCCTGCAGACAGCTTTGATTGGACCGGAAATAGTATATTTACATCAAATGGCGAGATGTTTATCAAATATTTAAGAGGTTATCAAATTCAAATATTTGACTTTGACAGATGTCTTGGTATTCTTTCAAATCCAAGAATTGTAATAAACAAATCGACCTTATTTAAAGATGCTTGTTATCTTTCAGTAAGTCCGAATAATCAATTTTTATATTTAAATTCCGATTCTATAATTTGGCAGTACGATTTATTTGCAAAAGATATTAATAGTAGTGAGACTATAATTGGTGAATGGGATGGTTACTTATTTGAGAATAAGTTAACTACATCATTTTTTCAAAGCTCTCTTGCATTAGATGGGAAGATCTATGTATCGTGTAGAAGCAGCAGTATATATCTTCATGTGATAAACAATCCAAATGAAAAAGGACTGAACTGCAATTTCCAACTAAGACAGGTTGAATTGCCAGCTTTTATGTATGGTAGTCTTCCAAAGCCACCAAATTATAATTTATTTGCTAAAAAAATGTCTACTTGTGATACGCTTTTGACAAGCACAAGTAATAATTTTAATGACGAAATTTCAATTTACCCAAACCCAGTTTATAATTATTTTAAAATAGGTTCAGATCTTCCTTCTTACCTATATGTTCGATTACTTGATTTAATGGGCACTATCGTCAAGGAGTATCAAAAAAATTATAATAATTATTATGATGTGTCAGATATTCCAGCTGGAATTTATTTTATACAAGTAAGGTTAAATAATCGAGATTATTTGAAAAAAATTATAATTAATTAG
- a CDS encoding heme-binding domain-containing protein has translation MIRKILITLAVGLIIIQFFQIDKTSNTDQSNHLNTKFPVPEDVGLLLKYACYNCHSNSVQFPWYSSIQPIGWWLNHHIEEGRGELNFSNFTAGPIARQNHKFEEIIEVVKEKEMPLPSYTWLGLHPEAKLTDSDRANITMWAQMQLDLIARQYPADSLKRKKR, from the coding sequence ATGATAAGGAAAATATTAATCACACTTGCGGTCGGCCTGATCATCATTCAGTTTTTTCAGATTGACAAAACTTCCAACACGGACCAGTCTAATCACTTGAACACAAAATTTCCGGTACCTGAAGATGTGGGGCTTTTGCTTAAATATGCCTGTTACAATTGCCACAGCAATTCAGTGCAATTCCCATGGTACAGCAGCATTCAACCCATAGGCTGGTGGCTGAATCATCACATAGAGGAAGGTAGAGGAGAATTGAATTTTTCTAATTTTACCGCCGGACCCATCGCCAGACAAAATCACAAGTTTGAAGAAATAATCGAGGTGGTAAAAGAAAAAGAAATGCCCTTACCTTCCTATACCTGGTTGGGACTCCACCCCGAAGCCAAACTAACAGACAGTGATCGTGCGAACATCACCATGTGGGCACAGATGCAATTGGATTTAATTGCCAGACAGTATCCTGCAGACAGTCTTAAGAGAAAGAAAAGATAA